One genomic region from Nymphaea colorata isolate Beijing-Zhang1983 chromosome 12, ASM883128v2, whole genome shotgun sequence encodes:
- the LOC116266125 gene encoding uncharacterized protein LOC116266125: protein MGQAFRKLFDTFFGNKEMRVVMLGLDAAGKTTILYKLHIGEVLSTVPTIGFNVEKVQYKNVQFTVWDVGGQEKLRPLWRHYFNNTDGLIYVVDSLDRERIGKAKAEFQAIISDPFMLNSVILVFANKQDMRGAMSPMEVCEGLGLRDLRNRRWHIQGTCAIKGDGLYEGLDWLASTLKELQASGYSTSTGSGAF, encoded by the exons ATGGGTCAAGCCTTCAGGAAGCTCTTCGATACCTTCTTCGGCAACAAAGAGATGAGG GTTGTGATGCTTGGACTGGATGCTGCTGGAAAAACAACAATCTTGTACAAACTACACATTGGGGAGGTTCTATCCACTGTGCCAACCATAG GTTTCAATGTAGAGAAGGTTCAGTACAAAAATGTACAGTTCACTGTATGGGATGTTGGGGGCCAGGAGAAGCTTCGACCTCTATGGAGGCATTACTTTAATAATACTGATGGCCTG ATTTATGTTGTTGATTCTTTGGACAGGGAGCGCATTGGTAAAGCAAAAGCAGAGTTTCAG gCAATCATTAGCGACCCATTCATGTTGAACAGTGTCATCTTGGTATTTGCAAACAAACAAGACATG CGAGGAGCCATGAGTCCAATGGAAGTTTGTGAAGGTCTTGGACTTCGTGATCTGAGGAACAGAAGATGGCATATTCAGGGAACATGTGCAATTAAAGGAGATGGTCTCTATGAAGGTCTAGACTGGCTGGCAAGCACCCTGAAGGAATTGCAAGCCTCTGGATATTCCACGTCCACTGGCAGTGGTGCATTCTGA
- the LOC116265967 gene encoding uncharacterized protein LOC116265967, whose amino-acid sequence MSSSLGFMASFRPGSSIFIAPKDAKVKQMPVGAVSARYKKPLEELYNVRVERKASEERLEELGVSRWSIWKTGKCKLPWDWHVDQQVYITEGSVKVFPEGCKECMVFNAGDLVRYPKWFEADLLFDGPYQEHYRFRAYGDD is encoded by the coding sequence ATGTCAAGCAGTCTTGGCTTCATGGCCTCCTTCAGGCCTGGTTCAAGCATCTTTATAGCGCCTAAAGATGCTAAAGTTAAACAGATGCCAGTTGGAGCTGTTTCAGCAAGATACAAGAAACCATTGGAGGAGCTCTATAATGTTCGAGTCGAAAGGAAAGCATCAGAGGAAAGGCTTGAAGAGCTGGGAGTTTCGAGATGGTCAATATGGAAAACTGGCAAGTGTAAGCTGCCATGGGACTGGCATGTGGATCAGCAGGTTTACATTACTGAGGGGAGCGTGAAAGTCTTCCCTGAGGGCTGCAAGGAGTGCATGGTCTTCAATGCTGGTGACTTGGTTAGGTATCCTAAATGGTTTGAAGCTGACCTTCTGTTTGATGGACCATATCAGGAGCATTATAGATTCCGAGCATATGGCGATGATTAA